The Acetivibrio cellulolyticus CD2 genome has a segment encoding these proteins:
- a CDS encoding response regulator transcription factor, with protein sequence MIRIMLADDHKILTESMKLLLEKTAEVLVANISHTAEDAIKAYSDVKPDVVLMDIHFFDEKNRTSLMNGIECTNRLKALNPEVKVLILTSEVSSDFLSQIIAVADGYVVKDASIDELINAIKCCHNGMKIFDSTALSRVLTPQREKLKDELEEKIKRLTEKEIAIVNFLAKGLTCKEIAEKYDSTEGYIRNILMNLYDKLDIESRKSTALVGFAARNGILTN encoded by the coding sequence ATGATTAGGATTATGCTTGCCGATGACCACAAAATACTTACTGAAAGCATGAAACTGCTTTTGGAAAAAACAGCAGAAGTTCTTGTGGCTAATATCAGTCACACTGCGGAAGATGCTATTAAAGCATATTCCGATGTAAAGCCTGATGTAGTATTAATGGACATTCATTTTTTTGATGAGAAAAACCGTACTTCCCTTATGAATGGAATAGAATGCACAAATCGCCTCAAGGCACTAAATCCAGAAGTAAAAGTTCTTATTCTTACTTCAGAAGTATCCTCTGATTTTCTTTCGCAGATTATAGCAGTAGCAGATGGCTATGTAGTTAAGGATGCTAGCATTGATGAACTAATCAATGCCATCAAATGTTGTCATAATGGTATGAAAATTTTTGATTCTACTGCCTTATCCAGAGTTCTGACTCCGCAAAGAGAAAAACTTAAGGACGAGCTTGAGGAAAAAATAAAAAGGCTTACAGAAAAAGAAATAGCTATAGTCAATTTCCTTGCCAAAGGACTTACGTGCAAGGAAATTGCAGAAAAGTATGATTCTACTGAAGGTTATATTCGTAATATTCTAATGAATTTATATGACAAGTTAGATATTGAATCTCGTAAGAGTACAGCATTAGTTGGGTTTGCTGCAAGAAATGGTATCTTAACTAATTAA
- a CDS encoding histidine kinase N-terminal 7TM domain-containing protein: MKIGIDYFFVILTLFFVIYFIYRIIDTKHKTAVHLTFLSFLAALALWFSGDILYYFYSYNPLCQYIFNNIRYMGIILVPPSFFMTAYSFLNKDFKFHLLHLSILAIPLISIIILWTNPIHQLMFVHNSSISTDAQYGEYFYLHTLYSYLLLVLAYIIFIYSSIKDSGVLSKQSMLIFLGCFVPFVTNILITFKLISVNINYTLITMGITMICYWVAIFKYGYLNIMPLAIKMMMDNIQEAFVAMDYKMFIIENNTAFNICFLRPERLGQAHKLSLKDIFPSEGNADIDFSEFEQSIDKSIQEKAPVTIEKYFKSIDRHFDVEVSAIQAKNHHVGTIVIFKDITQLRKLLDTLQEKNEKLTFMNKQLSDYAATVRELVLRKERSRLETEIHNLMSHNLVVLLRLMEVCTITIETEPQKAVSVIKNAGDIIRNTMSDVRKIAREIAKSEEDLNMENSKFHPLSNIELLIGNFIKNSGLNVEYSFEGEFNELSQLQLNVLYNLCQEAMTNAVKHGKATSITILLRTQQNNIQLTILDDGRGCNVINNSGLGLKGMTDMVQNLYGSIEFKSEENDGFKIFVTMPMKECVA; this comes from the coding sequence ATGAAAATAGGAATTGATTATTTCTTTGTAATACTAACTTTGTTTTTTGTAATATATTTTATCTACAGAATCATAGATACAAAGCACAAAACAGCCGTACACCTCACATTTTTGAGCTTTTTGGCTGCATTGGCACTATGGTTTTCCGGAGATATCTTATACTATTTTTATTCATATAATCCGTTATGCCAATACATATTTAACAACATTCGTTATATGGGTATTATCCTTGTACCTCCATCATTTTTTATGACAGCATATTCTTTTTTAAATAAAGATTTTAAATTTCATCTTTTGCATTTGTCTATTCTGGCGATACCTTTAATATCCATTATAATCCTTTGGACCAACCCAATACACCAACTGATGTTTGTTCATAACTCTTCAATATCAACAGATGCTCAATATGGTGAATATTTCTATTTACATACGCTATATTCCTATTTATTGCTTGTTTTAGCATATATAATTTTTATTTATTCAAGTATAAAAGACAGCGGTGTTTTATCCAAACAGTCTATGCTTATATTCCTAGGGTGTTTTGTTCCTTTTGTTACAAACATTTTAATTACTTTTAAGTTGATATCCGTTAACATAAATTATACTCTTATCACTATGGGAATTACAATGATATGCTACTGGGTAGCCATATTTAAATATGGCTACCTCAATATTATGCCGCTTGCTATTAAAATGATGATGGACAATATTCAAGAAGCTTTTGTGGCTATGGATTATAAAATGTTTATCATTGAAAACAACACTGCTTTCAACATTTGTTTTCTAAGACCAGAAAGATTAGGCCAAGCTCATAAACTTTCATTGAAGGACATTTTTCCATCTGAAGGGAATGCAGATATTGATTTTTCAGAATTTGAACAAAGTATTGATAAATCTATTCAAGAAAAAGCCCCTGTTACCATAGAAAAGTACTTTAAATCTATAGATAGGCACTTTGACGTAGAAGTAAGTGCTATACAAGCTAAAAATCACCATGTTGGAACTATTGTTATATTTAAAGATATTACTCAATTAAGAAAGTTATTAGATACGCTGCAGGAGAAAAATGAAAAGCTTACATTTATGAATAAACAATTGTCTGATTACGCTGCTACTGTCAGGGAACTGGTACTTCGGAAAGAACGAAGCAGACTTGAAACTGAAATACATAACCTAATGAGCCATAATTTAGTTGTTTTGCTAAGACTAATGGAAGTATGCACTATTACAATCGAGACAGAGCCTCAAAAAGCAGTATCTGTGATAAAAAATGCTGGAGATATAATTCGAAATACAATGAGTGATGTTAGAAAAATAGCTCGTGAAATTGCTAAAAGTGAAGAGGATCTCAACATGGAAAATAGTAAATTTCATCCACTTTCGAATATAGAGTTACTTATAGGAAATTTTATAAAAAACTCTGGGTTGAATGTTGAGTATTCTTTTGAAGGTGAATTTAACGAACTATCTCAGCTTCAGTTAAATGTTCTCTATAATTTATGTCAGGAGGCAATGACTAATGCTGTCAAACACGGTAAAGCAACATCTATTACAATTCTTTTAAGAACTCAACAAAACAATATCCAGCTGACTATTTTGGATGATGGCAGAGGATGTAATGTGATAAATAATTCAGGTTTGGGACTTAAAGGAATGACAGATATGGTTCAAAATTTATACGGAAGTATTGAATTCAAATCCGAAGAGAATGATGGATTCAAAATATTTGTTACAATGCCAATGAAGGAGTGTGTTGCTTAA
- a CDS encoding acyl-homoserine-lactone synthase, which yields MEKDDWDMYKTYEINITYPTYFTDDEKQDINSLFQVETSITKETKGFESFVDYLMSSPVSVVISFGSVAIASSLFSQLGKDLYNCTKQRIEKCFSKKNDAQMQFLVPIGKGEIIIMVDAKNQEQIDFFFKNINSLISHYETQGLGDRTIVRLITDGTRWVEGKSLSAPNLEENLKVILSEQKPSDNTNDEEQQSKFLRQFAITDNPFKIKILNKNHGDQFEKMLEMRKKVYIDELHWIENEDSFYDNNDAVYICVSDPDEKNILGSMRILKSESDWMINREFKELLGAENINKTGGIEITRLAVSGSNRHHLESMQISVCLFRGMYRWMTENSYRFIYMVVRKPYFRFFDIQGFCPVLLGTTSEKFGDAVAGKIDLAIAMNYMRENNRNLWQWLMA from the coding sequence ATGGAAAAGGATGATTGGGACATGTATAAAACTTATGAAATTAATATTACTTATCCAACCTATTTTACAGATGATGAAAAACAGGATATCAATAGTTTGTTTCAGGTGGAAACCTCTATTACGAAAGAAACAAAAGGGTTTGAAAGCTTTGTTGATTATTTAATGTCTTCACCTGTATCTGTCGTAATCTCTTTTGGTAGCGTAGCTATTGCATCATCCTTATTTAGTCAATTAGGAAAAGATTTGTACAATTGCACAAAGCAAAGAATCGAAAAATGCTTTAGTAAAAAGAATGATGCTCAAATGCAGTTTTTAGTTCCTATTGGCAAAGGCGAGATAATTATTATGGTTGATGCAAAAAATCAGGAACAAATTGATTTTTTCTTTAAAAATATTAATTCACTCATATCACATTATGAAACACAAGGTCTTGGAGACAGAACCATAGTAAGATTGATCACCGATGGCACACGTTGGGTTGAGGGAAAATCTTTGTCAGCACCAAATCTGGAAGAAAACTTGAAAGTTATCTTGTCAGAACAAAAGCCCTCAGATAATACCAATGATGAAGAACAACAATCCAAGTTTCTAAGACAATTTGCCATAACTGATAACCCTTTCAAAATTAAAATTCTTAATAAGAACCATGGTGATCAATTTGAAAAAATGCTTGAAATGAGAAAGAAAGTTTACATAGATGAATTGCATTGGATTGAAAATGAAGATAGTTTTTACGACAATAACGATGCTGTATATATATGTGTCAGCGATCCTGATGAAAAAAATATACTTGGAAGCATGCGTATATTAAAGTCTGAGAGTGACTGGATGATCAACAGGGAATTTAAGGAATTGCTTGGAGCAGAAAATATCAATAAAACAGGAGGCATTGAAATTACTCGATTGGCTGTTTCGGGCAGTAATCGTCATCATTTGGAATCAATGCAGATTAGTGTTTGCTTGTTCCGCGGCATGTATAGGTGGATGACTGAAAACAGTTACAGGTTTATTTATATGGTGGTAAGGAAGCCGTATTTTAGATTCTTTGATATCCAAGGATTTTGTCCAGTTTTACTTGGTACTACTTCTGAAAAATTTGGGGATGCGGTAGCCGGAAAAATTGATTTGGCAATTGCTATGAATTATATGAGGGAAAATAACAGAAATCTATGGCAATGGTTAATGGCTTAG
- a CDS encoding caspase family protein produces the protein MSELRLALIVGIDDYPGNNKLDGCINDAKAMNDILRFHGDENEGANFETILKTSDRDYINLPMLKKEIQELFKSQVNMALFYFSGHGIVDANGGYLVTMDQTEYNQGISMRDILDYINQSKIENKIVILDCCHAGNFGNPSLSEMNTCHIGEGTIIFSSCHHTETSKIEKDKSNSVFTRQLLDGLRGEAADILGHVTPGYLYALIDESMGAATGQRPIFKANVKRFISLRDCPPHIDLKTLKTTMGYFEAADSNYILDAEHEPTYANCIKEKTTRFANLQKCTRLRLVEPIDYDHMYDAAMNNGACRLTSLGKHYWKGIKEGRLRR, from the coding sequence ATGTCAGAATTGAGATTAGCATTAATTGTAGGTATTGATGATTATCCTGGTAATAACAAGCTGGATGGTTGTATTAATGATGCAAAAGCCATGAATGATATTTTAAGGTTTCATGGAGATGAAAACGAAGGAGCAAATTTTGAAACTATCCTTAAGACATCCGATAGAGATTATATCAATCTTCCCATGTTAAAAAAGGAAATACAAGAACTCTTCAAAAGTCAGGTAAATATGGCCTTGTTCTATTTTTCCGGTCATGGAATTGTTGATGCTAATGGAGGCTATCTAGTAACTATGGACCAAACAGAGTATAATCAAGGAATTTCAATGAGAGACATTCTTGATTATATTAATCAGTCAAAAATTGAAAACAAAATAGTCATACTTGACTGTTGCCATGCTGGTAACTTTGGAAATCCGTCTTTAAGCGAAATGAATACATGCCATATTGGAGAAGGAACAATTATATTTTCTTCTTGTCATCATACTGAAACATCCAAAATAGAAAAAGATAAGAGCAACAGTGTGTTCACAAGGCAGCTTTTAGACGGGTTAAGAGGAGAGGCTGCCGACATTCTTGGTCATGTAACCCCTGGATACTTATATGCACTTATTGATGAATCAATGGGAGCTGCTACAGGACAAAGACCGATTTTCAAAGCTAATGTAAAAAGGTTTATTTCACTACGTGATTGTCCACCTCATATTGATTTAAAAACACTTAAAACAACTATGGGATATTTTGAAGCAGCAGATAGCAATTATATTTTGGATGCTGAACATGAGCCTACCTATGCTAACTGTATCAAGGAAAAGACTACTCGTTTTGCAAACCTGCAGAAATGCACTCGATTGAGACTTGTTGAGCCTATTGACTATGATCACATGTATGATGCAGCAATGAATAACGGTGCATGTCGTTTGACATCACTTGGAAAGCATTACTGGAAGGGTATAAAAGAAGGAAGACTCCGCCGCTAA
- a CDS encoding lamin tail domain-containing protein, whose translation MSETLKGNEIISELKKQANEILSTSLGSKKLESFCIGSSGNLPYYWQDPRNLSFNKKTYDWINSSLKANSYPLQTDQPFTNLFLQAFSKISYFLSKADIEKLNKAKSDATDQQGSVLRAWEEAFGSFPEGTGQPIDNICSEICTKWAKPSTTLIDIQNSVNLYKLLNLTPASGKPVIAVFANWLNAISSVISLENSTTMNNAYKEMALAALQSAGKDNGGMILNDSDTTYHPAFAVSTPLSDIINGLKSSNSINLSMTVKRHNESEFQVKINGGTSFNIPVLDFININVSGNASYFEDKMAVSDTKTTINMTFTGVTLVNFGPVHFDLATKKNWYWEDPISKSIENGTGDVSGYKFDPDPHIDFSASGPFGFLTGAAISNYPSMVIEIQSSEYEQIAKTFEQSASVGLTFLGIPLGISGSESSYSHSVKSDSSSSTVTIALNPPQELIAGTSTDSVGWILGVQKDYPFSDEKVTTRKSSPDQVSQGLDVIISSIDLNGEVALITNNSTSDVNMTGWKLVSVIGNQNYNFPNGFILKARASVKITSGKSAYDNGSISLKWTNANIWNNDADTAELYDNKGKLISLMTISTQKQL comes from the coding sequence ATGAGTGAAACATTAAAAGGAAATGAAATTATAAGTGAATTAAAAAAACAGGCAAATGAAATTCTTTCTACGTCTTTGGGCTCGAAAAAGCTTGAAAGTTTCTGTATAGGATCTTCAGGAAATCTGCCGTATTATTGGCAGGATCCTAGAAACCTTAGTTTTAACAAAAAGACATATGACTGGATAAATTCAAGTCTAAAAGCTAATTCGTATCCGCTGCAAACTGATCAACCCTTTACAAATCTCTTTTTACAAGCTTTTAGCAAAATATCTTATTTTCTTTCAAAAGCTGATATCGAAAAATTGAATAAGGCAAAGAGTGATGCAACCGATCAGCAAGGAAGCGTACTCAGGGCATGGGAAGAAGCTTTTGGAAGTTTTCCGGAAGGAACCGGGCAACCAATCGACAATATTTGTAGTGAAATTTGTACTAAATGGGCTAAACCATCAACAACACTGATAGATATACAAAACTCAGTGAATTTGTATAAATTGCTAAACTTGACTCCCGCCAGCGGCAAGCCCGTTATTGCGGTATTTGCAAATTGGCTTAATGCAATTAGTTCGGTCATTTCACTTGAAAACAGTACTACAATGAATAATGCATATAAAGAAATGGCACTTGCCGCACTTCAATCGGCAGGCAAAGATAATGGGGGCATGATATTGAATGACAGTGACACAACATATCACCCTGCATTTGCTGTATCAACGCCTTTAAGCGATATAATAAATGGGTTAAAGTCGTCAAACTCAATCAATCTGTCAATGACTGTAAAGCGTCATAATGAATCGGAGTTTCAGGTTAAAATAAATGGCGGTACTTCATTTAACATTCCTGTGCTGGATTTCATCAATATAAATGTAAGCGGTAATGCAAGCTATTTTGAGGATAAAATGGCAGTATCCGATACAAAGACGACTATTAATATGACATTCACTGGTGTTACACTGGTCAATTTCGGACCTGTACATTTTGATTTAGCTACGAAAAAGAACTGGTACTGGGAAGACCCGATTTCAAAATCTATTGAAAATGGCACTGGTGATGTATCTGGTTATAAGTTCGACCCTGATCCACATATTGATTTTTCTGCTTCAGGGCCTTTTGGATTTTTAACTGGAGCAGCTATAAGCAATTATCCAAGTATGGTCATAGAGATTCAGAGTTCTGAATACGAACAAATTGCTAAAACTTTTGAACAATCAGCTTCAGTTGGACTCACCTTCCTTGGGATTCCATTAGGAATTAGTGGAAGCGAATCATCCTATTCACATTCTGTGAAAAGCGATTCTTCCAGTTCAACAGTAACCATAGCATTAAATCCACCTCAAGAACTTATAGCAGGGACATCAACAGATTCAGTTGGTTGGATACTTGGAGTACAAAAAGACTATCCATTTTCTGATGAAAAAGTAACAACAAGAAAATCTTCACCAGACCAAGTCAGTCAGGGTTTAGATGTTATAATTAGTAGTATAGATTTAAATGGTGAAGTTGCACTAATAACAAATAATTCAACTTCAGATGTAAATATGACCGGTTGGAAACTTGTATCTGTTATAGGCAACCAGAATTACAATTTCCCAAATGGATTTATTTTAAAGGCCAGAGCATCAGTTAAAATTACATCTGGAAAATCTGCTTATGATAACGGATCCATTTCATTAAAATGGACTAACGCAAACATTTGGAACAATGATGCTGATACAGCAGAATTGTATGATAATAAAGGTAAGCTGATTTCTTTAATGACTATCTCAACACAAAAACAACTATAA
- a CDS encoding amidohydrolase family protein, protein MVIDGHSHVVLPTERQIACMNEAGVDKTVLFSTSIHPELTTSAEEFDKEMSILDEIISGKRNAIDARLKAMDELYSVIQINPSKFIGFGAVPTGLNYEKTCAWIQDNIIPKKFVGLGEFTVPSGQIQGLDAVFSASTEFGNLPLWIHAFFPLALNDIKDIVTLAKKYPYVPVIIGHLGGMNWRDTIKLAKYYSNIYLDLSAFFTTIALKMTIQELPERSIFGVDMPYGDLVTSRLAVERACENTDVREQVLGGTIAELLKL, encoded by the coding sequence ATGGTTATTGATGGTCATTCCCATGTAGTATTGCCTACTGAGAGGCAAATAGCTTGTATGAATGAAGCTGGAGTAGATAAAACTGTCTTATTCTCAACTTCTATTCATCCAGAGTTGACAACTTCAGCAGAAGAGTTCGACAAAGAAATGAGTATTCTGGATGAAATAATCTCTGGAAAGCGAAACGCTATTGATGCAAGATTAAAAGCGATGGATGAGCTCTACAGTGTTATTCAAATAAACCCCTCGAAATTTATAGGTTTTGGTGCAGTACCAACAGGTTTGAATTATGAAAAAACCTGTGCATGGATACAAGATAATATTATACCAAAGAAATTTGTTGGGCTTGGAGAGTTTACAGTACCTTCGGGCCAAATACAGGGACTAGATGCTGTTTTTTCGGCATCTACTGAATTTGGTAATTTACCACTATGGATACACGCATTCTTTCCGCTTGCTTTAAATGATATAAAAGATATCGTAACACTTGCGAAGAAATATCCTTATGTGCCAGTAATTATCGGACATTTGGGCGGAATGAATTGGAGGGATACTATCAAGTTGGCAAAATACTATTCCAATATATACCTGGACTTGTCCGCTTTTTTTACTACTATAGCCTTAAAGATGACAATACAGGAGTTGCCAGAAAGAAGTATTTTCGGTGTTGATATGCCATATGGTGATTTGGTAACATCAAGACTGGCTGTTGAAAGAGCATGTGAAAATACTGATGTTAGAGAACAAGTTCTAGGCGGAACGATTGCAGAACTCCTGAAACTATAA
- a CDS encoding MarR family winged helix-turn-helix transcriptional regulator, which yields MDNELLRSIYLKIKNISDISSKDFTNTLSGFTVTGVQFGVLRNISESGARMSELVQKVKCAASNMTSIIKRMERDKLVITSKNSNDMRETLVYLTQKGRDTLNEMEDLYKDFLMRSYGSLSLEEQHILNLLLIKLEENLTK from the coding sequence TTGGATAATGAGCTTCTAAGAAGTATTTATTTAAAAATAAAGAATATTTCTGATATTTCCTCTAAAGATTTTACAAACACCTTATCAGGCTTTACAGTTACGGGGGTTCAATTTGGTGTGTTGAGAAATATATCCGAGAGTGGGGCGAGGATGTCAGAACTTGTGCAGAAGGTTAAATGTGCAGCCAGTAATATGACAAGCATAATCAAAAGGATGGAAAGGGATAAATTGGTTATAACCTCAAAGAATTCAAATGACATGAGGGAGACGTTAGTGTACTTAACTCAGAAGGGGAGGGACACTCTTAATGAGATGGAAGATTTATATAAGGACTTTTTGATGAGAAGCTATGGAAGTCTTTCTCTGGAAGAGCAACATATTTTGAATTTATTACTTATAAAGTTAGAGGAGAATCTAACCAAATAA
- a CDS encoding type II toxin-antitoxin system prevent-host-death family antitoxin has protein sequence MLNTYVRPLRDLRNNYSEIANIVKQHNHVIITNNGRGEAVLIGIEEFADYEEYVHKKYVLSELKKAKEQANAPETKWLSENEF, from the coding sequence ATGTTAAATACCTATGTTAGACCATTAAGAGATTTAAGAAATAATTACTCTGAAATTGCTAATATAGTCAAACAGCATAATCATGTAATTATAACAAATAACGGCCGAGGAGAAGCTGTTTTAATAGGCATCGAAGAATTTGCTGATTATGAAGAATACGTCCATAAAAAATATGTTCTATCAGAATTAAAAAAAGCAAAAGAACAAGCCAATGCACCAGAAACTAAATGGCTTTCTGAAAATGAATTTTGA
- a CDS encoding helix-turn-helix transcriptional regulator: MKNKIKDLREQSGFTQQYLADKVNVSRQTIISLENGKYNPSIFLAYKIAKVFKMTIEDIFVFEEELL; this comes from the coding sequence TTGAAAAACAAAATAAAGGATTTAAGGGAGCAATCTGGTTTTACTCAGCAATATCTGGCAGATAAAGTAAATGTGTCAAGGCAAACAATCATATCCCTTGAAAATGGGAAATATAATCCATCCATATTTTTGGCATATAAAATTGCAAAAGTTTTTAAAATGACAATTGAAGATATTTTTGTATTTGAGGAGGAGTTATTATGA
- a CDS encoding RNA polymerase sigma factor, with protein sequence MDNDCILVSNVLNGDTDSFSLLVSKYRDSIFNFIFKMAFSKEDAEDILQEVFIRVYNNLYKYDNRWHFSTWLYRIALNVFKSHYAKKKKQRNIDYQEVLSSLPDNLINDPELVYEIKERNLEILKILDSLKFEDKTILVLKHIQGFSYREIAEILKLSPENVRIKVMRAKKVLYKKFTEHREV encoded by the coding sequence TTGGACAATGACTGCATTCTGGTTTCCAATGTATTAAATGGGGACACAGACTCCTTTTCCTTACTTGTTTCAAAATACAGGGACAGTATTTTTAATTTTATATTTAAAATGGCTTTTTCTAAGGAAGACGCAGAAGACATTCTTCAGGAGGTCTTTATTAGAGTATATAATAACCTGTATAAATACGATAATAGATGGCATTTCTCCACCTGGCTTTACAGAATAGCCTTGAATGTGTTCAAAAGCCATTATGCGAAGAAGAAAAAGCAAAGAAACATAGATTATCAAGAGGTGCTGTCCTCACTTCCGGATAACCTAATTAATGACCCCGAACTAGTCTACGAAATAAAGGAACGCAATCTTGAAATACTAAAAATTCTCGACTCTCTGAAATTTGAAGATAAAACAATTTTGGTTTTAAAGCATATACAGGGTTTTTCGTACAGGGAAATAGCCGAAATACTTAAACTATCACCTGAAAATGTCCGCATAAAGGTCATGCGGGCTAAAAAGGTACTTTACAAGAAGTTTACTGAACATAGGGAGGTGTAA
- a CDS encoding zf-HC2 domain-containing protein: MQRCDIEDLIDYLDGKMAPDAANAMKEHIKRCENCKKAYYLFSFSDGFIKSPCFAGNSADKNIMASIDKNRYKNKKTSLSITLQYHMLKPVLKLTAAVFVLCLLFFSVIVYKSTLKPPYNDKIVVSSSTPEEPNNTNTPIATENNIESISIDDLRKNPHFPPDEYEFKELTVPVNTDKLSALINAKTIVGDKSYKDAKKITAILVSLTNKTHPYIAGSSVVLKDYPVWIVTFYNLHLTTHGGPKNAYGVQESKGVIADTNVFIDANTGEELQSISYSVFSQSDAIKKVLELNSHSGFPDSPGKVSGILNAGGKAPGLSIPAEFETKVEKESDWVYTITLTQYWNAKDLRGRNSKGPVLFYYWKYRVTVDNVVEIDSGGDNTPLIMK, translated from the coding sequence GTGCAAAGATGTGATATTGAAGATTTAATTGATTACCTCGATGGCAAAATGGCTCCAGACGCCGCAAATGCAATGAAAGAGCATATAAAGAGATGTGAAAACTGCAAAAAAGCATATTATCTATTTTCTTTTTCAGACGGATTCATTAAATCACCATGTTTTGCAGGGAATTCCGCAGATAAAAACATTATGGCTTCAATAGACAAAAACCGTTATAAAAACAAAAAAACTTCGCTTTCAATTACTTTACAATACCACATGTTAAAACCCGTGCTGAAGCTAACAGCGGCTGTTTTTGTTTTATGTCTTCTTTTCTTTTCTGTAATTGTTTATAAATCCACATTAAAACCGCCGTATAACGACAAAATTGTGGTATCTTCTTCTACTCCAGAAGAACCCAATAATACCAATACTCCAATTGCAACCGAAAACAATATCGAAAGCATTTCAATAGACGATTTGAGAAAGAACCCCCACTTTCCCCCTGATGAATACGAGTTCAAAGAACTAACAGTGCCAGTTAATACCGATAAATTGTCAGCTCTAATCAATGCAAAAACTATAGTTGGCGACAAAAGTTACAAAGATGCAAAGAAAATTACTGCAATACTTGTAAGCCTGACCAACAAAACCCACCCCTATATTGCAGGCTCAAGTGTCGTTTTAAAGGATTACCCTGTATGGATTGTAACTTTTTACAACCTCCACCTGACTACCCACGGCGGGCCTAAAAATGCATATGGCGTACAGGAGTCAAAAGGGGTAATTGCAGACACCAATGTGTTTATTGACGCAAATACCGGAGAAGAACTTCAATCAATTTCATATAGTGTTTTCAGCCAGTCTGATGCAATAAAAAAGGTCTTGGAACTGAATTCCCACAGTGGTTTCCCAGATAGCCCAGGAAAAGTAAGCGGCATTTTGAATGCTGGTGGCAAAGCTCCAGGCCTCAGCATCCCTGCAGAATTCGAGACAAAGGTTGAAAAGGAAAGTGATTGGGTTTATACTATTACACTGACCCAATACTGGAATGCAAAAGACCTTCGAGGTCGGAATTCAAAAGGGCCGGTGCTATTCTATTACTGGAAATACAGGGTTACTGTAGATAATGTTGTTGAAATCGATTCAGGAGGAGACAACACACCCCTAATAATGAAATAA